The Halorubrum sp. BV1 genome contains the following window.
GCGACGCGTGTGCGACCTGCGCCGCGAGCTTCCCCTGGCCCATCCCGATGTCGGTCCGAGCGACGATGGCCTGTTTCATATCTCAGACACCGCCGCCGCGGGTTTAGCGCTTGTCTCTCGGCGGCCGCGCGTGCGCCCCCGCGATGTCCCGAGTCGCCGATATCCCGTCGTCGATCAGTCGTCCGTGGCCGTCGTCGATCAGTCGTCTGCGCCCGACGCGGTGCGGGTCGAGCGGGTCGGGCAGGCCTCCTCCGCCGCTCGGTGAGAGGCGGCCGCAGGGAGCGTTCCCGCTCGACGGGGGCGACCGCGATATTGAAACGACCGGAGCCCTCACGTTCGGTATGCACCGCAGACGGTTCCTCCGGCGGGCCGGCGCGCTCGGGGTCGTGGGAGCCTCGATCGGTCTCGCCGGCTGTGCCGGCGTCGGCGGCGACCCGGGGTACGACGTGGGAATGATGGCGTCCGCCTTCCGGCCGGCCGAGATAACCGTCGCCGTCGGCGACACCGTCGTCTGGGAGAACACGAGCGCGCGCACCCACACGGTCACGGCGAGTCAACTCCCCGACGGGGCGGCGTACTTCGCGTCCGGCGGCTACGACGACTACGAGACCGCGCTGACCGAGTGGGAGAGCGATTTCGGTGGCGGATTAGAGAGCGGCGACCGCTTCTCGCACACGTTCACCGTTCCGGGCACGCACCACTACGTCTGTATCCCACACCTCACCGGCGGGATGGTCGGGACGGTGACCGTGGAGGAGTGACCCGTCGCGTCGTCGACGCCCGCGGTCACAGACCGAACCGATCCGTCCGTCGAAACGCATTACCGCACGCGACCCCAACCGAGACCGACTGAGTTCACATGGCCATCTCGACGCTCCTCGGAGTCGACGTCCTCCTGTTTCTCGCCATCGGCGTCCTCGGCGGAGCCCACTGTATCGGGATGTGCGGCCCGCTCGTCACCGTCTACGCCGGACGGATGCGCGAGGGGAGAGGCGAACGGACGGACGGCGGCGCGACCGGGGGACAGACGCGCGGCGGTCGCGACGCTGCGACCGACCGCCGCGGCAGCCACCTCACCACCTACGAGGTCCGCCAGCACGCCCTGTTCAACCTCGGGCGGGCGACGAGCTACACCCTCATCGGCGCGGCGTTCGGCGCGCTCGGCGGAGCGGTGCTCGTCACGACCGCGACGATCACGGGCGCGGCGGAGACGGTCCGCGGCGTCGTCGGCCTCGGCGTCGGCGCGGCCGTCATCGTCGTCGGCGTCCGGTACGCGCTCGGCGGGGCGACGGGCGGGGTCCACCTTCCGGGGCTCGACCGCGTCACCGGTTGGCTC
Protein-coding sequences here:
- a CDS encoding plastocyanin/azurin family copper-binding protein translates to MHRRRFLRRAGALGVVGASIGLAGCAGVGGDPGYDVGMMASAFRPAEITVAVGDTVVWENTSARTHTVTASQLPDGAAYFASGGYDDYETALTEWESDFGGGLESGDRFSHTFTVPGTHHYVCIPHLTGGMVGTVTVEE
- a CDS encoding sulfite exporter TauE/SafE family protein; translation: MAISTLLGVDVLLFLAIGVLGGAHCIGMCGPLVTVYAGRMREGRGERTDGGATGGQTRGGRDAATDRRGSHLTTYEVRQHALFNLGRATSYTLIGAAFGALGGAVLVTTATITGAAETVRGVVGLGVGAAVIVVGVRYALGGATGGVHLPGLDRVTGWLTGYVDRLANGPGIVGLGALHGLLPCPILYPAYLYAFASGSATSGAVALGALGVGTMPAVFLYGTLIESVDAVHRRRVHRLLGLAFVALGYVLFAHGLMAVGVHIPHPSLPFWNPLDVAGGHGGM